Sequence from the Gemmatimonadaceae bacterium genome:
GTCGATCGAACCGATTCCCGCGATCCGAGGAGCACCACCCATGACATTCTCCCGCCCCTGCATCGTGCCCATCGCCGTTGTTCTGATGTTAGGCCTGTCGATCGCCGGCTGCTCCGGCGCGCCGCGCGCCGATACCGCGAGCGCCGCCACGGCGACCAGCGACACAACCGACTCGATTGGCGGCACGAAGGTTCGGTGCAATCAGCTGACGAAGGCGCAGGTCCAGCCGCTTTTGGCGAACACGATCACCGACGTCAAGGTGACCGCGGCCGGCACCGACGCCGAGGGACAGCAGTGCGTGTTTTCCGCCCCGGACGGCACCGGCGCGATCGACGTGCTGGTGTTGAGCGGAACCGACGCACAACAGGCCTACGCGGGCGCGATCAAAGCCGAGACGCACGGTCCGGTGCCCGTGCCGGGCGTCGGCGACAAGGCGAGCCGCGATACCGGCGACGGCCAGATCGACTCGATGAAGGGCGATCTCTACTGCGCTGTGTCACTCGGCTCCAGCGGCGACATGCCGGGCATCGGCAAGCTCGAGCAGGCGGCGGGAGGCACGACCCACATCGCCGAAAGCGCGTACGCGGCAATGGCCGTGGCGCTGGGGACGCTCTGCAACCGCATCTACGGCAGCGGCAATACGACGCCCGACCTGACCATGCTAACGGGAGCGGCCTCGCGCGCCCATTAGACCTCCGCACGCGTTAGGCGCGGTGCCGTCATGACCGACAACCATACTTTGATGGAATACGAAGCGTCCCGCTGCGGTGGGCGTTAGCCTATGGCCTGCACGTACCAACGCCGGGCCAATGGCGCGCGACCAGGCTTCTCTCTCCATGAGGTTGGACTCGTTCATGACCCGGTTCTCCGTGGCGCGATCCGCTGGCATGGTCGCGTGTCTGGCCTGCCCCGGCCTGACCGCGGCAGCGCAGTCGACCACGCCGGTCGCCGTCATCCACTTCGATCCATATCCGTTAGGCGACCACCTGACGACGGTACACGGCTCGATCCGAGGCCACGCCGGGACGTTTCTCTTCGATACGGGCGAAGGCGTGACGCTGATCAGCACGAAGTTGGCGCAGGCGATCGGCTGCACGCCGTGGGGCCAGGTCACCGCCATTCGCATGCGAGGCGATCGGATCGATGCGCCGCATTGCGACCATATTCCGTTCGACATCGACGGCCAACATCTCAGTGCACCGAGCGTGATGGTGTTCGACATCATGAAGTTCTTCCCGCCTGACGCGCCGAGCCTCGACGGATCGATCGGTCTGGACCTCTTCGCGGGTCGCGCGGTCACCTTCGAGCTGGCGCGGAATGAACTGATCGTCGAAAGCCCGCAGAGCCTCGCATCGCGTGTCGGCCACGCGACCCCGGTGCCGCTCCGGATCGTTCGCGACGTCCAGGGCCTCGCACTCACCGCCGACATCGGCGTGGACACGCCCGATGGCACGGCGTGGATGGAGCTCGACTCGGGAAGCGGCGGCATCATCGTGTCGAAAGTCATCGCGCCGCTCTTGAAGCTCGATCCGGACTCCACCGCGGGTCAGGCGGTGAAACTCACGATCGGCGACACAGTCGCAGTCGAAGGACGCGCACGCGTGATGGATCGGATGATCATGGATGGCAACATCGGCGTATCATTCCTGACGAAGTGGAACGTCACGCTGGACCTGGCGGATGGCCGCGCGTGGATCGCGCCAGTGGAGACATCCCCGTCTCGTTAGGCATCAGCGGCGCGCCGCATCGAGCTTGTCGAGCACCTGGCGCGCGAGGCGGCTCTGGATGACGAGCGGCGCATCAGCGTCACGTGCCACATCGGCCCGCAGCTGTTCCAGAGCGAACGCGCCCGTCAGATCCTCGCCGGCGAGGCGCAGCGTTAGGACAGGGCTCTCGAGCGCCGCGCGGGCCGCCGCCAGTACGCGCGCCGAGTCGCCGGCGGGCACCGAGTCTCTCATCGCCGCGAGGTCGCCGAGCGCGCTCGAGCGGATGTCCTCTCGTACGCCGGGTTGCGACGCATCGAGCAACACGGACGCCGCGCGTGGATCCTGCGTTGCGGCCAGCGCCGCGAGCACGGCCTTGAACACATGGACCTCGGGTCCCGATCGCACCTCCGCCGCGAGCACCGCTTCGGCGTTCGGGTTCCGCGATCGGCCGATGCCGCGAGCAGCCGCGGCCGCGACGGCATAGCTGGAATCTCCGTGCATCGCGTTCGCGAGCGCCGCGTAGACATCGCTGTCGCCGCTCGAGCGGCCCAAGCCCGACGCGGCGGCGGCGCGCACGCGGCTGTCGGGCTGCGTCCGCAGGGCGTCGACGAGGGCAGCCCGCGCGTCCCTCGATCCGATGCGGCCGAGCGACGCCGCGGCCGCGGCACGGACCCCGTAGAAGGCATCGGTGCCGAGCACCTGCGCCAGCGCGCGAACGCGCCCGCCTAACGCAGAATCTCCCATGGCGCCGAGCTGCTCGGCTGCGCCTAACCGGCTCATCATGTGCCGGTCGCGCTCCGCTTTGGCCGCGAGCGCCGCGACCGGCTGCGGAAAGTCCAGCGTCTTGTCGATGAAGCCGTCGGGATCGAAGTCCACCCAGGCGGGCGCGAACGCGAGCGGAATCTCGAAGTCCTGCGACGCCAGCGAATCTTCCACCTGCACCGTCCGGGACTCCGCGCCCGCGCCGTGGAAGGCGAGCTCGACCGGCATCCGGAACAGCGGCGTCAGCGAATCGACGCGCTGCACCTGTTCCACGTGGACCAGCTCGACGCGTCGCGTCGAATCGTGCCGCGCCGACACCCGGTAGCTCGGCGTGCCCGCCATGAAGACCCACTGGTGAAAGAACCAGCCTAACTCCAGCCCCGTGGATTCCCGCAACGCATCGATGAGCGTGCTCGTCGTCGCCGTATGCGTGTGGTGGAGCGCCAGGTAGTGGTGGAGGGCGCGAAAGAACGGCTCGCGCTGCGACGCCGGGTGGCTGGCCGCCGAAGACCCATCGACGACGTAGCGCAGCATGTCGAGCACGGCGGCGCCCTTCTCGTGCGTGATCGCGTCGAACATGTCTAACGGATCGTCGTAGTGGCGGTCGACGATCGGGCGGAGATAGTCGCGGCGGTCCTGCGCCCGGGCCAGCTCTTCGTCCTGCAGCATCTCGTAGCGGAAGGCATCGTTGCCCTCGTGGTGCTGCGTGTACAGCGCTTCCATGTACGTCGCGAATCCCTCGTTGAGCCAGATGTCGGCCCAGTCGCGGCCCTGTACGTCGTCGCCGAACCATTCCTGCCCCAGCTCGTGCGCCACGAGCGCGGTGCTGGGGTAGTCGGCGTCCGCGCGCGCGTCGTGCAGCGTGTTGTCGGTGAGCGTCGTCGCGCTCACGTTCTCCTGTCCGCCGAACAGATAGTCGTGGACCGTGGTTTGCGCGTACTGTTCGTACGGATACGGCACACCCGTCGCCCGGCCGAAGAACGCGATCATGTCGGGCGTTAGGCGGAAGGACCGGCGGATGGTGGCCGTGTCGACGGTCCGCGGCGCGTAGTACGCCACCGGCGTCGCTCCAGCGTGGTCGGAGATCTTGCGCCACGGCCCAACGGCGAGCGAGATCAGATACGAGCTGTGCGGTACGCGCTCGACCCAGTCGTACGTGGTCGTGTGCGCGCCATGCGTCACCCGCACCAGGCGGCCGTTGGACACCACGACCTGTCCCGCGGGGACGGTGGTGATGGTCTCGCTGGTCGCCATGTCGTTCGGGTAGTCCCAGCACGGGAACCAGTAGTGGTTGAGCTCGGGCTCGCCCTGCGAGAACACCTCGTGCGGCGCGTTCGGGTACGCGTCGGTGGGGTTCACGAAAAAAAGGCCGGTGCGCGGTGCGCCGTGGTAGATGACGCGCACGCGCAGCGTCGCGCCGGCATCGTACGCATGGTCGAGCGTGATCCAGAGGCGCGACGGGTCCGTCGTGAACGCCAGCGGCGCGTCGGCCGCGGCCGCCCGCTCGAGGCGCACGGAATCTATCGTTAGGCCGGAGCTGTTGAAATAGAACGTGCGGAACGCGTCGCCGAATGGGCGGAGTGTGACCACTTCGTCGCCGAACACGACGCCGTGCGGCTCGTCGAAACGCAGCGCCAGCCGGTAGTCGAGCACGTGGTAGGTGCGGCTGGGCGCCCAGTGCCACACCGCCGGATTGCCGAATGGCGGCGGCGCATGCTGGGCCGGCGCCGAGGCGGTCAGGCAGCCGGCCGTGAGCCACAGGCCGATGCTGCACGTGCGTACCACGGGTGTCATCGATGCAGGCAGTCGCTCATGTGAGGTCGAGGAGTCGGCCAGACGTGGCCGTTAGGCGGGGCGCAGCACGAACCGCGCCTCGCTCATCGTGGCCGAGCCAGTTTTGATTTCCATGCTCTCGTTCTCCGATGGAGTCAGACGCTAGTGCGCGACACTCGACAACGCTTCGTCGGCGGTCAAACCGTGGCCGCCGCACGGCATCCGGCTCCGCCCGGAACGAGGATGGCAGGCGTCTTGTAGGATGTCAACAACGCTGCCGGGCACGCGTGCGCTGCCGCGTGCGCGCATCATGGAGTTGCTGCCTGCCAAGTAGGCAAAAACTCCATGATGCGCCGAACACAGCGGTGAGCTACGCAGCCAGCGCGGCCGTCGACACGGCCCGCGGCGCGCGGAGCTTGCGCAGAATCAGGAGATGCATGAGGAAGTACGCCGGCACCAACAACGTCGGAATCAGCACCCACGGCAGCGTCGTCACCTGCTCGGCCGACCCGCTGAATACGCGGAACGGTGCCCCGGGCTGCGAGGTGACGCCTAACGCAACCGCGGTGATCAGGTCGAGCATGCCGAGCGCGTTCCACAGCCAGATCCAGATCGGACGCACGGATCCCGACGCGGCCATCGCGGCCAGCGGCAACGCGATCACTCCGACCGCGACGTCGCCCCAGCCCGCTGACGGCGCGAACGGGGCCGGTAGCCGGCCCACGCCGTAGAGGATGAGAAAGAAGACGCCCAACACGCGCCCGATGTTCGCGGCGATGAGTACGGGCATCGGAATCCGGAGTACGCGCTCCCGGAACCGCGGCACGCGGAAGTACGCGATCAGTCCGGCTGCCAGCGCCGCGAACAGCGCGATGCCCACGGCGGGAACGGGACCGGTGG
This genomic interval carries:
- a CDS encoding aspartyl protease family protein codes for the protein MTRFSVARSAGMVACLACPGLTAAAQSTTPVAVIHFDPYPLGDHLTTVHGSIRGHAGTFLFDTGEGVTLISTKLAQAIGCTPWGQVTAIRMRGDRIDAPHCDHIPFDIDGQHLSAPSVMVFDIMKFFPPDAPSLDGSIGLDLFAGRAVTFELARNELIVESPQSLASRVGHATPVPLRIVRDVQGLALTADIGVDTPDGTAWMELDSGSGGIIVSKVIAPLLKLDPDSTAGQAVKLTIGDTVAVEGRARVMDRMIMDGNIGVSFLTKWNVTLDLADGRAWIAPVETSPSR
- a CDS encoding M1 family metallopeptidase, with the translated sequence MTPVVRTCSIGLWLTAGCLTASAPAQHAPPPFGNPAVWHWAPSRTYHVLDYRLALRFDEPHGVVFGDEVVTLRPFGDAFRTFYFNSSGLTIDSVRLERAAAADAPLAFTTDPSRLWITLDHAYDAGATLRVRVIYHGAPRTGLFFVNPTDAYPNAPHEVFSQGEPELNHYWFPCWDYPNDMATSETITTVPAGQVVVSNGRLVRVTHGAHTTTYDWVERVPHSSYLISLAVGPWRKISDHAGATPVAYYAPRTVDTATIRRSFRLTPDMIAFFGRATGVPYPYEQYAQTTVHDYLFGGQENVSATTLTDNTLHDARADADYPSTALVAHELGQEWFGDDVQGRDWADIWLNEGFATYMEALYTQHHEGNDAFRYEMLQDEELARAQDRRDYLRPIVDRHYDDPLDMFDAITHEKGAAVLDMLRYVVDGSSAASHPASQREPFFRALHHYLALHHTHTATTSTLIDALRESTGLELGWFFHQWVFMAGTPSYRVSARHDSTRRVELVHVEQVQRVDSLTPLFRMPVELAFHGAGAESRTVQVEDSLASQDFEIPLAFAPAWVDFDPDGFIDKTLDFPQPVAALAAKAERDRHMMSRLGAAEQLGAMGDSALGGRVRALAQVLGTDAFYGVRAAAAASLGRIGSRDARAALVDALRTQPDSRVRAAAASGLGRSSGDSDVYAALANAMHGDSSYAVAAAAARGIGRSRNPNAEAVLAAEVRSGPEVHVFKAVLAALAATQDPRAASVLLDASQPGVREDIRSSALGDLAAMRDSVPAGDSARVLAAARAALESPVLTLRLAGEDLTGAFALEQLRADVARDADAPLVIQSRLARQVLDKLDAARR